A single genomic interval of Rhodanobacteraceae bacterium harbors:
- a CDS encoding efflux RND transporter permease subunit: MSLPSLSIRRHVFAAMLSIVLVLFGLIGYQRIGVDRYPQVEFPLVSVVTVLPGANPDIVDTSVTGVIESAVNAIPGIDFVASTSQPGVSQVILQFDLSKNIDVAFNEVQAKVNTILRRLPDEADPPVVAKVEFGADPVLWLSLQGDRTLQQLNQYARNTIKKRLETIDGVGQVLLGGRRDRTIRVEVDLARMAAFNVDARDLRQAFAREHLSLPGGFVVGERTEQLLQLDLEYHQPEVLGELVVRYADPLPVRLRDIATIHDDLADFRGVARVNGEPAIGIGIVKVSNGNTVAIVDNVLERIERDIRPQLPAGMTLNVVVDSAQPIRAIVASLQDHLIEGTLLAALVVWLFLQSMRSTMIISLAIPVSLLGAVAVMYFAGYTFNTMTLLALLLLIGVVVDDAIVVLENIHRHLEFDRDLAREAGTRDSGLGTRGGSEAGTRDSGLGTRGDQEPAVGGALASPESRPLDARTTAAIRGSNEVVFAVTAASLTLVSIFAAVIFLGGIIGRFFESFAVVVTVGVIVSLLVSLTLTPMLCSRFLTVGEHHGKISGPVMAFFDGMDRQYQRLVDWALTHRWKVVGIGLSVVLASGLILGHIGGEFSPQPDDGRFVVSFRTPLGSSITQTDEALREVEAALKATPEVLRMFTAIGLGDLGQVNRGIASVTMVPRSERSRSQSEVLADLRERLNAIPGIKAFASPPPTVGGGNGRGEPLQFNVSGPELSEVAAASQALFARLAEMPELGKVDLDLNLDLPTLRLSVDRTRAAAAGLASVDIASALNVLAGGFDVAKFSDEPGDGERYDIRIKAAPGQIESPQDLTRIYLRSSNGAMVRLDTVATLTPSLGPAAINRYDLKYSANFFATPTGVTLSEAVDKVREVAAEVLPVGYEIKLMAQAREFEKTLGYIKFSFVLAVALVYIVLASQFNSVLQPLIVMVAQPLAIIGGLFALWITGHTLNIYSMIGLVLLMGLVAKNSILLVDLANQLREQGQSIDAALREACPKRLRPVLMTSLTVILALLPAALGVGAGADVNAPLAVAVIGGMISSTLLTLVVVPSVYSLVEKALERRAQRVAVA, translated from the coding sequence ATGTCCCTGCCTTCGCTCTCGATCCGCCGTCATGTCTTCGCCGCGATGCTCAGCATCGTGCTGGTACTGTTCGGCCTGATCGGCTATCAGCGCATCGGCGTCGATCGCTATCCGCAGGTCGAGTTTCCGCTGGTCTCGGTGGTCACGGTACTGCCCGGCGCCAATCCGGACATCGTCGACACCAGCGTGACCGGCGTGATCGAGAGTGCGGTCAATGCCATTCCCGGCATCGACTTCGTGGCCTCGACCTCCCAGCCCGGGGTGTCGCAGGTGATCCTGCAGTTCGATCTGTCGAAGAACATCGATGTGGCCTTCAACGAGGTCCAGGCCAAGGTCAACACCATCCTGCGGCGCCTGCCGGACGAAGCCGATCCGCCGGTGGTGGCCAAGGTCGAGTTCGGGGCCGATCCGGTGCTGTGGCTGTCGCTGCAGGGTGACCGCACGCTGCAGCAGCTGAATCAGTACGCCCGCAACACCATCAAGAAGCGGCTGGAAACCATCGATGGCGTTGGCCAGGTGCTGCTCGGCGGCCGCCGCGACCGCACCATCCGGGTCGAAGTGGATCTGGCCAGGATGGCGGCCTTCAATGTCGATGCGCGTGATCTGCGCCAAGCCTTCGCCCGTGAACATCTGTCCCTGCCCGGTGGATTTGTGGTCGGTGAGCGCACCGAGCAGCTGCTGCAGCTGGATCTGGAATATCACCAGCCCGAAGTGCTGGGTGAACTGGTGGTGCGCTACGCCGATCCGCTGCCGGTGCGTCTGCGTGACATCGCCACGATTCACGATGATCTGGCCGATTTCCGCGGCGTCGCCCGAGTGAACGGCGAGCCTGCCATCGGTATCGGCATCGTCAAGGTCAGCAATGGCAACACCGTGGCCATCGTCGACAACGTGCTGGAACGCATCGAGCGCGATATCCGCCCGCAGCTGCCCGCCGGCATGACCCTGAACGTGGTCGTGGATTCCGCCCAGCCCATCCGCGCCATCGTCGCCTCGCTGCAGGACCATCTGATCGAAGGCACCCTGCTGGCGGCGCTGGTGGTGTGGCTGTTCCTGCAGAGCATGCGCTCGACCATGATCATCTCGCTGGCCATCCCGGTGTCCCTGCTCGGCGCCGTCGCGGTGATGTACTTCGCTGGCTACACCTTCAACACCATGACCCTGCTGGCCCTGCTGCTGCTGATCGGCGTGGTCGTCGACGACGCCATCGTGGTGCTGGAGAACATCCATCGGCATCTGGAGTTTGATCGGGATCTGGCGAGAGAGGCCGGGACTCGGGACTCGGGACTCGGGACTCGGGGAGGCAGTGAAGCCGGGACTCGGGACTCGGGACTCGGGACTCGGGGAGATCAAGAACCGGCGGTCGGAGGGGCGTTGGCTTCTCCCGAGTCCCGGCCACTTGACGCACGCACCACCGCCGCCATCCGCGGCTCCAACGAAGTGGTCTTCGCCGTGACTGCGGCCAGTCTGACGCTGGTCAGCATCTTTGCCGCGGTGATCTTCCTCGGCGGCATCATCGGGCGCTTCTTCGAGTCCTTTGCGGTGGTGGTGACGGTCGGCGTGATCGTGTCGCTGCTGGTGTCGCTGACGCTGACGCCGATGCTGTGCTCGCGTTTCCTGACCGTCGGTGAGCATCACGGAAAGATCAGCGGGCCCGTGATGGCCTTCTTCGACGGCATGGATCGTCAGTACCAGCGGCTGGTGGACTGGGCACTGACGCATCGCTGGAAAGTGGTTGGCATCGGTCTGTCGGTGGTGCTGGCTTCAGGCCTGATCCTCGGTCATATCGGCGGTGAGTTCTCGCCGCAGCCCGATGACGGTCGTTTCGTGGTCAGCTTCCGCACGCCGCTGGGCTCATCGATCACCCAGACCGACGAGGCCCTGCGCGAGGTCGAGGCAGCGCTCAAGGCCACGCCGGAAGTGCTGCGCATGTTCACCGCGATTGGCCTTGGCGACCTGGGACAGGTCAATCGCGGCATTGCCTCGGTGACCATGGTGCCGCGGAGCGAAAGGTCACGTTCGCAATCGGAAGTGCTGGCCGATTTGCGCGAGCGACTGAATGCCATTCCCGGCATCAAGGCTTTTGCCTCGCCGCCGCCCACCGTGGGTGGTGGCAATGGCCGCGGCGAGCCGCTGCAGTTCAACGTCAGCGGGCCGGAATTGAGTGAAGTGGCCGCCGCCAGTCAGGCCCTGTTTGCACGCCTCGCCGAGATGCCGGAGCTGGGCAAGGTCGATCTGGATCTGAATCTGGACCTGCCGACGCTGCGCCTCAGCGTCGACCGCACCCGCGCCGCCGCGGCGGGTCTGGCCAGTGTCGATATCGCCAGCGCCCTGAACGTGCTGGCCGGCGGTTTCGACGTGGCCAAGTTCTCCGACGAACCCGGCGATGGCGAGCGCTATGACATCCGCATCAAGGCCGCCCCCGGCCAGATCGAATCGCCCCAGGATCTGACCCGGATCTATCTGCGCAGCAGCAACGGCGCCATGGTGCGCCTGGACACCGTGGCCACGCTGACACCCAGTCTGGGCCCGGCCGCGATCAATCGCTACGACCTCAAGTATTCGGCCAATTTCTTCGCCACGCCGACCGGCGTGACCTTGAGCGAGGCGGTGGACAAGGTGCGTGAGGTGGCCGCGGAAGTGCTGCCGGTGGGCTACGAGATCAAGCTGATGGCGCAGGCGCGCGAGTTCGAGAAGACCCTGGGCTACATCAAGTTCTCCTTCGTGCTGGCGGTGGCGCTGGTCTACATTGTGCTCGCCAGCCAGTTCAACTCGGTGCTGCAGCCGCTGATCGTCATGGTGGCCCAGCCGCTGGCGATCATCGGTGGTCTGTTTGCGCTGTGGATCACCGGGCACACGCTGAACATCTATTCGATGATCGGTCTGGTGCTGCTGATGGGTCTGGTGGCCAAGAACTCGATCCTGCTGGTCGATCTGGCCAACCAGCTGCGCGAACAGGGCCAGAGTATCGATGCCGCCCTGCGCGAAGCCTGTCCCAAACGCCTGCGCC